A stretch of Alligator mississippiensis isolate rAllMis1 chromosome 14, rAllMis1, whole genome shotgun sequence DNA encodes these proteins:
- the SGSM2 gene encoding small G protein signaling modulator 2 isoform X2, whose product MSCSEDAAKERLLWSVKKEVKQIMEEAVTRKFVHEDSSHIIALCGVVEACLLHMLKRRAAGFLRTDKVAALFTKVGKTYAIAGDICKKVQELQQQVESRKNQPTGQESLKRQNSTTSKSPVLTPQAIKHIWVRTALIEKVLDKIVQYIVDNCSKYYEREALLADPVCGPILASLLVGPCALEYTKLKTADHYWTDPSADELVQRHRIHGVHGRQDSPSKRPALGIRKRQSSGSTSEDRFAASAREYVESLHQNSRTHLLYGKNNVLVQPRDDMEAIPGYLSLHQSADNLTLKWTPNQLMNGTLGDSELEKSVYWDYALIVPFSQIVCIHCHQQQSGGTLVLVSQDGIQRPPLHFPQGGHLLAFLSCLENGLLPRGQLEPPLWSQQGKGKVFPKLRKRNINKSVDLDEMPEETATDYVFRIIYPGHKHENITINYHHLAASRSASVDDDEEEEDKLHAMLSMICSRNLTAPNRMKDPSDMIEMQGFSASLLSWQLEHCSQGSSCLSCSTGSSPYDLPTCCNCIHDRTPLKMLCESMKRQIVSRAFYGWLAYCRHLSTVRTHLSALVNHTIVPPDKPTSATGGLTKEVWSKYQKDKKNYKELELLRRVYYGGVQHEIRKEVWPFLLGHYKFGMTKKDMDRVDEDIALQYQKVMAEWKACEVIVKQREKESHYATLAKFSSGSSIDSHVQRLIHRDSTISNDVFISVDEMDSAERDLKGQDDPSLTVVNMDTPTAVAAVEQQSVEFDSPDSGLPSSRNYSVASGILSSIDDGQSICFEDGVEEETSMDLERTDVDTIHAQKAGLVAVEAQDSIPEEQLCSQLDYLTSGVDLAAVCAASYTIELLDTVALNLHRIDKDVQRCDRNYWYFTADNLEKLRNVMCSYVWEHLEVGYVQGMCDLLAPLMVILDSDQLAYSCFSHLMKRMSQNFPNGGAMDTHFANMRSLIQILDSELFELMHQNGDYTHFYFCYRWFLLDFKRELLYEDVFTVWEVIWAAKHISSEHFVLFIALALVEVYREIIRDNNMDFTDIIKFFNEMAEHHNAQEILKIARDLVYKVQTLIENK is encoded by the exons GAAAAATCAGCCAACTGGCCAGGAGTCCCTCAAGAGGCAGAATTCAACCACAAGCAAATCGCCTGTCCTGACACCTCAGGCCATCAAACACATCTGGGTCCGGACGGCGCTGATCGAGAAAGTGCTGGACAAAATTGTGCAGTACATAGTGGACAACTGCAG CAAATATTACGAGAGAGAAGCTCTATTGGCAGATCCTGTTTGTGGTCCAATCCTTGCTTCTCTTCTAG TTGGACCCTGCGCTCTCGAATATACCAAGCTGAAAACAGCCGACCACTACTGGACTGACCCCTCGGCCGATGAGCTGGTGCAGAGGCACCGCATTCATGGAGTACACGGCCGTCAGGACTCTCCCTCCAAACGCCCGGCGCTGGGA ATCCGGAAGCGGCAGTCCAGCGGTAGCACGTCTGAGGACCGGTTTGCTGCTTCGGCAAGGGAGTATGTGGAGTCTTTGCACCAGAACTCGAGGACACACCTGCTGTATGGGAAAAATAACGTCCTCGTTCAGCCA AGAGATGATATGGAGGCAATTCCTGGGTATCTCTCCCTGCATCAGTCAGCAGATAACTTGACTTTGAAATGGACCCCGAACCAGCTCATGAATGGGACCCTTGGGGATTCAGAACTTGAGAAAAG TGTTTACTGGGACTACGCCTTAATCGTGCCATTCAGTCAGATCGTCTGCATACACTGCCATCAGCAAC AAAGTGGAGGGACATTAGTGTTGGTGAGTCAGGATGGGATTCAGAGACCTCCGCTCCATTTCCCGCAGGGAGGCCACCTCCTTGCTTTCCTCTCTTGCCTCGAAAATGGCCTTCTGCCCCGAGGGCAACTAGAGCCACCGCTTTGGTCCCAACAGGGCAAG GGTAAAGTGTTTCCAAAGCTCCGGAAAAGAAATATTAACAAGTCAGTGGATCTAGATGAAATGCCAGAGGAGACCGCTACAGACTACGTCTTCAGAATCATCTACCCAGGTCACAAGCATGAGAACA TAACTATTAACTACCACCACTTAGCTGCCAGCCGCTCTGCCTCTGtcgacgatgacgaggaggaggAAGATAAGCTACACGCAATGCTATCAATGATCTGCTCTCGGAACCTCACAGCTCCTAATAGGATGAAAG aCCCCAGCGACATGATAGAGATGCAGGGATTTAGTGCAAGCTTGTTGTCatggcagctggagcactgtAGCCAAGGTTCCTCGTGTCTCTCCTGTTCAACGGGCAGCTCTCCTTatgacctccccacctgctgcaacTGCATACACGACAG AACCCCGTTAAAGATGCTGTGTGAAAGCATGAAGAGACAAATTGTATCCAGAGCCTTCTATGGAT GGCTTGCCTACTGCCGTCATTTGTCTACAGTGCGAACACATCTGTCTGCTCTAGTGAACCACACCATCGTCCCACCCGACAAACCGACCAGCGCCACAGGAGGCCTGACAAAAGAGGTCTGGAGCAAATACCAGAAGGACAAGAAG AATTACAAGGAGTTGGAATTGCTGAGAAGAGTGTACTATGGTGGGGTGCAGCATGAGATCCGAAAGGAAGTGTGGCCCTTCTTACTAGGTCACTACAAATTTGGCATGACCAAGAAGGATATGGATCGG GTGGATGAAGACATTGCTCTCCAGTATCAGAAGGTCATGGCGGAGTGGAAAGCCTGCGAGGTGATAGTGAAGCAGCGAGAGAAGGAGTCACACTATGCCACCTTGGCTAAGTTTTCATCGGGCAGCAGCATCGACAGCCACGTCCAGCGACTGATCCACAGGGACTCCACCATCAGCAATGAC GTCTTCATCTCTGTAGATGAAATGGACTCAGCAGAGCGAGACTTAAAGGGCCAGGACGACCCTTCTTTGACTGTGGTGAACATGGACACACCAACAGCAGTTGCTGCAGTAGAGCAGCAGTCGGTAGAATTTGATTCTCCTGACTCTGGGCTGCCTTCTTCTCGGAACTACTCGGTAGCTTCAGGCATCCTCTCCAGCATCGATGACGGGCAGAGCATCTGCTTTGAAGATGGGGTAGAGGAAGAAACGAGCATGGACTTGGAAAGAACAGATGTGGACACAATCCATGCTCAGAAAGCCGGGTTGGTGGCTGTAGAGGCGCAGGATTCCATACCGGAGGAAcagctgtgctcccagctggATTATTTAACATCTGGAGTGGATCTTGCTGCTGTTTGTGCTGCGTCCTATACA ATAGAATTACTGGACACAGTTGCCTTAAATTTGCATAGAATTGATAAAGACGTCCAGAGGTGTGATCGGAACTACTGGTATTTTACTGCTGATAACCTGGAGAAGCTCCGAAATGTCATGTGCAG TTATGTTTGGGAGCACCTCGAGGTTGGCTACGTTCAAGGCATGTGCGATCTCCTGGCTCCTCTCATGGTCATACTTGACAGCG aTCAGCTGGCATACAGCTGCTTCAGCCACCTGATGAAGAGAATGAGCCAGAACTTCCCCAATGGTGGTGCTATGGACACACACTTTGCCAACATGCGATCCCTAATCCAG ATTTTGGACTCCGAGCTCTTTGAGCTGATGCACCAGAACGGAGACTACACTCACTTCTACTTCTGCTATCGCTGGTTCCTGCTTGATTTTAAGAGAG AATTGTTGTACGAGGATGTATTTACAGTGTGGGAAGTTATTTGGGCAGCAAAGCACATCTCTTCAGAACATTTTGTCCTTTTCATTGCCTTAGCACTGGTGGAGGTCTATCGAGAGATTATCCGTGATAACAACATGGACTTCACCGATATCATCAAGTTTTTTAATG AAATGGCCGAGCATCACAATGCCCAGGAAATCCTCAAGATCGCGAGAGACCTCGTCTACAAAGTGCAAACGCTGATAGAGAACAAGTGA
- the SGSM2 gene encoding small G protein signaling modulator 2 isoform X5, which yields MSCSEDAAKERLLWSVKKEVKQIMEEAVTRKFVHEDSSHIIALCGVVEACLLHMLKRRAAGFLRTDKVAALFTKVGKTYAIAGDICKKVQELQQQVESRKNQPTGQESLKRQNSTTSKSPVLTPQAIKHIWVRTALIEKVLDKIVQYIVDNCSKYYEREALLADPVCGPILASLLVGPCALEYTKLKTADHYWTDPSADELVQRHRIHGVHGRQDSPSKRPALGIRKRQSSGSTSEDRFAASAREYVESLHQNSRTHLLYGKNNVLVQPRDDMEAIPGYLSLHQSADNLTLKWTPNQLMNGTLGDSELEKSVYWDYALIVPFSQIVCIHCHQQPESGGTLVLVSQDGIQRPPLHFPQGGHLLAFLSCLENGLLPRGQLEPPLWSQQGKGKVFPKLRKRNINKSVDLDEMPEETATDYVFRIIYPGHKHENNPSDMIEMQGFSASLLSWQLEHCSQGSSCLSCSTGSSPYDLPTCCNCIHDRTPLKMLCESMKRQIVSRAFYGWLAYCRHLSTVRTHLSALVNHTIVPPDKPTSATGGLTKEVWSKYQKDKKNYKELELLRRVYYGGVQHEIRKEVWPFLLGHYKFGMTKKDMDRVDEDIALQYQKVMAEWKACEVIVKQREKESHYATLAKFSSGSSIDSHVQRLIHRDSTISNDVFISVDEMDSAERDLKGQDDPSLTVVNMDTPTAVAAVEQQSVEFDSPDSGLPSSRNYSVASGILSSIDDGQSICFEDGVEEETSMDLERTDVDTIHAQKAGLVAVEAQDSIPEEQLCSQLDYLTSGVDLAAVCAASYTIELLDTVALNLHRIDKDVQRCDRNYWYFTADNLEKLRNVMCSYVWEHLEVGYVQGMCDLLAPLMVILDSDQLAYSCFSHLMKRMSQNFPNGGAMDTHFANMRSLIQILDSELFELMHQNGDYTHFYFCYRWFLLDFKRELLYEDVFTVWEVIWAAKHISSEHFVLFIALALVEVYREIIRDNNMDFTDIIKFFNEMAEHHNAQEILKIARDLVYKVQTLIENK from the exons GAAAAATCAGCCAACTGGCCAGGAGTCCCTCAAGAGGCAGAATTCAACCACAAGCAAATCGCCTGTCCTGACACCTCAGGCCATCAAACACATCTGGGTCCGGACGGCGCTGATCGAGAAAGTGCTGGACAAAATTGTGCAGTACATAGTGGACAACTGCAG CAAATATTACGAGAGAGAAGCTCTATTGGCAGATCCTGTTTGTGGTCCAATCCTTGCTTCTCTTCTAG TTGGACCCTGCGCTCTCGAATATACCAAGCTGAAAACAGCCGACCACTACTGGACTGACCCCTCGGCCGATGAGCTGGTGCAGAGGCACCGCATTCATGGAGTACACGGCCGTCAGGACTCTCCCTCCAAACGCCCGGCGCTGGGA ATCCGGAAGCGGCAGTCCAGCGGTAGCACGTCTGAGGACCGGTTTGCTGCTTCGGCAAGGGAGTATGTGGAGTCTTTGCACCAGAACTCGAGGACACACCTGCTGTATGGGAAAAATAACGTCCTCGTTCAGCCA AGAGATGATATGGAGGCAATTCCTGGGTATCTCTCCCTGCATCAGTCAGCAGATAACTTGACTTTGAAATGGACCCCGAACCAGCTCATGAATGGGACCCTTGGGGATTCAGAACTTGAGAAAAG TGTTTACTGGGACTACGCCTTAATCGTGCCATTCAGTCAGATCGTCTGCATACACTGCCATCAGCAAC CAGAAAGTGGAGGGACATTAGTGTTGGTGAGTCAGGATGGGATTCAGAGACCTCCGCTCCATTTCCCGCAGGGAGGCCACCTCCTTGCTTTCCTCTCTTGCCTCGAAAATGGCCTTCTGCCCCGAGGGCAACTAGAGCCACCGCTTTGGTCCCAACAGGGCAAG GGTAAAGTGTTTCCAAAGCTCCGGAAAAGAAATATTAACAAGTCAGTGGATCTAGATGAAATGCCAGAGGAGACCGCTACAGACTACGTCTTCAGAATCATCTACCCAGGTCACAAGCATGAGAACA aCCCCAGCGACATGATAGAGATGCAGGGATTTAGTGCAAGCTTGTTGTCatggcagctggagcactgtAGCCAAGGTTCCTCGTGTCTCTCCTGTTCAACGGGCAGCTCTCCTTatgacctccccacctgctgcaacTGCATACACGACAG AACCCCGTTAAAGATGCTGTGTGAAAGCATGAAGAGACAAATTGTATCCAGAGCCTTCTATGGAT GGCTTGCCTACTGCCGTCATTTGTCTACAGTGCGAACACATCTGTCTGCTCTAGTGAACCACACCATCGTCCCACCCGACAAACCGACCAGCGCCACAGGAGGCCTGACAAAAGAGGTCTGGAGCAAATACCAGAAGGACAAGAAG AATTACAAGGAGTTGGAATTGCTGAGAAGAGTGTACTATGGTGGGGTGCAGCATGAGATCCGAAAGGAAGTGTGGCCCTTCTTACTAGGTCACTACAAATTTGGCATGACCAAGAAGGATATGGATCGG GTGGATGAAGACATTGCTCTCCAGTATCAGAAGGTCATGGCGGAGTGGAAAGCCTGCGAGGTGATAGTGAAGCAGCGAGAGAAGGAGTCACACTATGCCACCTTGGCTAAGTTTTCATCGGGCAGCAGCATCGACAGCCACGTCCAGCGACTGATCCACAGGGACTCCACCATCAGCAATGAC GTCTTCATCTCTGTAGATGAAATGGACTCAGCAGAGCGAGACTTAAAGGGCCAGGACGACCCTTCTTTGACTGTGGTGAACATGGACACACCAACAGCAGTTGCTGCAGTAGAGCAGCAGTCGGTAGAATTTGATTCTCCTGACTCTGGGCTGCCTTCTTCTCGGAACTACTCGGTAGCTTCAGGCATCCTCTCCAGCATCGATGACGGGCAGAGCATCTGCTTTGAAGATGGGGTAGAGGAAGAAACGAGCATGGACTTGGAAAGAACAGATGTGGACACAATCCATGCTCAGAAAGCCGGGTTGGTGGCTGTAGAGGCGCAGGATTCCATACCGGAGGAAcagctgtgctcccagctggATTATTTAACATCTGGAGTGGATCTTGCTGCTGTTTGTGCTGCGTCCTATACA ATAGAATTACTGGACACAGTTGCCTTAAATTTGCATAGAATTGATAAAGACGTCCAGAGGTGTGATCGGAACTACTGGTATTTTACTGCTGATAACCTGGAGAAGCTCCGAAATGTCATGTGCAG TTATGTTTGGGAGCACCTCGAGGTTGGCTACGTTCAAGGCATGTGCGATCTCCTGGCTCCTCTCATGGTCATACTTGACAGCG aTCAGCTGGCATACAGCTGCTTCAGCCACCTGATGAAGAGAATGAGCCAGAACTTCCCCAATGGTGGTGCTATGGACACACACTTTGCCAACATGCGATCCCTAATCCAG ATTTTGGACTCCGAGCTCTTTGAGCTGATGCACCAGAACGGAGACTACACTCACTTCTACTTCTGCTATCGCTGGTTCCTGCTTGATTTTAAGAGAG AATTGTTGTACGAGGATGTATTTACAGTGTGGGAAGTTATTTGGGCAGCAAAGCACATCTCTTCAGAACATTTTGTCCTTTTCATTGCCTTAGCACTGGTGGAGGTCTATCGAGAGATTATCCGTGATAACAACATGGACTTCACCGATATCATCAAGTTTTTTAATG AAATGGCCGAGCATCACAATGCCCAGGAAATCCTCAAGATCGCGAGAGACCTCGTCTACAAAGTGCAAACGCTGATAGAGAACAAGTGA
- the SGSM2 gene encoding small G protein signaling modulator 2 isoform X6, whose protein sequence is MSCSEDAAKERLLWSVKKEVKQIMEEAVTRKFVHEDSSHIIALCGVVEACLLHMLKRRAAGFLRTDKVAALFTKVGKTYAIAGDICKKVQELQQQVESRKNQPTGQESLKRQNSTTSKSPVLTPQAIKHIWVRTALIEKVLDKIVQYIVDNCSKYYEREALLADPVCGPILASLLVGPCALEYTKLKTADHYWTDPSADELVQRHRIHGVHGRQDSPSKRPALGIRKRQSSGSTSEDRFAASAREYVESLHQNSRTHLLYGKNNVLVQPRDDMEAIPGYLSLHQSADNLTLKWTPNQLMNGTLGDSELEKSVYWDYALIVPFSQIVCIHCHQQQSGGTLVLVSQDGIQRPPLHFPQGGHLLAFLSCLENGLLPRGQLEPPLWSQQGKGKVFPKLRKRNINKSVDLDEMPEETATDYVFRIIYPGHKHENNPSDMIEMQGFSASLLSWQLEHCSQGSSCLSCSTGSSPYDLPTCCNCIHDRTPLKMLCESMKRQIVSRAFYGWLAYCRHLSTVRTHLSALVNHTIVPPDKPTSATGGLTKEVWSKYQKDKKNYKELELLRRVYYGGVQHEIRKEVWPFLLGHYKFGMTKKDMDRVDEDIALQYQKVMAEWKACEVIVKQREKESHYATLAKFSSGSSIDSHVQRLIHRDSTISNDVFISVDEMDSAERDLKGQDDPSLTVVNMDTPTAVAAVEQQSVEFDSPDSGLPSSRNYSVASGILSSIDDGQSICFEDGVEEETSMDLERTDVDTIHAQKAGLVAVEAQDSIPEEQLCSQLDYLTSGVDLAAVCAASYTIELLDTVALNLHRIDKDVQRCDRNYWYFTADNLEKLRNVMCSYVWEHLEVGYVQGMCDLLAPLMVILDSDQLAYSCFSHLMKRMSQNFPNGGAMDTHFANMRSLIQILDSELFELMHQNGDYTHFYFCYRWFLLDFKRELLYEDVFTVWEVIWAAKHISSEHFVLFIALALVEVYREIIRDNNMDFTDIIKFFNEMAEHHNAQEILKIARDLVYKVQTLIENK, encoded by the exons GAAAAATCAGCCAACTGGCCAGGAGTCCCTCAAGAGGCAGAATTCAACCACAAGCAAATCGCCTGTCCTGACACCTCAGGCCATCAAACACATCTGGGTCCGGACGGCGCTGATCGAGAAAGTGCTGGACAAAATTGTGCAGTACATAGTGGACAACTGCAG CAAATATTACGAGAGAGAAGCTCTATTGGCAGATCCTGTTTGTGGTCCAATCCTTGCTTCTCTTCTAG TTGGACCCTGCGCTCTCGAATATACCAAGCTGAAAACAGCCGACCACTACTGGACTGACCCCTCGGCCGATGAGCTGGTGCAGAGGCACCGCATTCATGGAGTACACGGCCGTCAGGACTCTCCCTCCAAACGCCCGGCGCTGGGA ATCCGGAAGCGGCAGTCCAGCGGTAGCACGTCTGAGGACCGGTTTGCTGCTTCGGCAAGGGAGTATGTGGAGTCTTTGCACCAGAACTCGAGGACACACCTGCTGTATGGGAAAAATAACGTCCTCGTTCAGCCA AGAGATGATATGGAGGCAATTCCTGGGTATCTCTCCCTGCATCAGTCAGCAGATAACTTGACTTTGAAATGGACCCCGAACCAGCTCATGAATGGGACCCTTGGGGATTCAGAACTTGAGAAAAG TGTTTACTGGGACTACGCCTTAATCGTGCCATTCAGTCAGATCGTCTGCATACACTGCCATCAGCAAC AAAGTGGAGGGACATTAGTGTTGGTGAGTCAGGATGGGATTCAGAGACCTCCGCTCCATTTCCCGCAGGGAGGCCACCTCCTTGCTTTCCTCTCTTGCCTCGAAAATGGCCTTCTGCCCCGAGGGCAACTAGAGCCACCGCTTTGGTCCCAACAGGGCAAG GGTAAAGTGTTTCCAAAGCTCCGGAAAAGAAATATTAACAAGTCAGTGGATCTAGATGAAATGCCAGAGGAGACCGCTACAGACTACGTCTTCAGAATCATCTACCCAGGTCACAAGCATGAGAACA aCCCCAGCGACATGATAGAGATGCAGGGATTTAGTGCAAGCTTGTTGTCatggcagctggagcactgtAGCCAAGGTTCCTCGTGTCTCTCCTGTTCAACGGGCAGCTCTCCTTatgacctccccacctgctgcaacTGCATACACGACAG AACCCCGTTAAAGATGCTGTGTGAAAGCATGAAGAGACAAATTGTATCCAGAGCCTTCTATGGAT GGCTTGCCTACTGCCGTCATTTGTCTACAGTGCGAACACATCTGTCTGCTCTAGTGAACCACACCATCGTCCCACCCGACAAACCGACCAGCGCCACAGGAGGCCTGACAAAAGAGGTCTGGAGCAAATACCAGAAGGACAAGAAG AATTACAAGGAGTTGGAATTGCTGAGAAGAGTGTACTATGGTGGGGTGCAGCATGAGATCCGAAAGGAAGTGTGGCCCTTCTTACTAGGTCACTACAAATTTGGCATGACCAAGAAGGATATGGATCGG GTGGATGAAGACATTGCTCTCCAGTATCAGAAGGTCATGGCGGAGTGGAAAGCCTGCGAGGTGATAGTGAAGCAGCGAGAGAAGGAGTCACACTATGCCACCTTGGCTAAGTTTTCATCGGGCAGCAGCATCGACAGCCACGTCCAGCGACTGATCCACAGGGACTCCACCATCAGCAATGAC GTCTTCATCTCTGTAGATGAAATGGACTCAGCAGAGCGAGACTTAAAGGGCCAGGACGACCCTTCTTTGACTGTGGTGAACATGGACACACCAACAGCAGTTGCTGCAGTAGAGCAGCAGTCGGTAGAATTTGATTCTCCTGACTCTGGGCTGCCTTCTTCTCGGAACTACTCGGTAGCTTCAGGCATCCTCTCCAGCATCGATGACGGGCAGAGCATCTGCTTTGAAGATGGGGTAGAGGAAGAAACGAGCATGGACTTGGAAAGAACAGATGTGGACACAATCCATGCTCAGAAAGCCGGGTTGGTGGCTGTAGAGGCGCAGGATTCCATACCGGAGGAAcagctgtgctcccagctggATTATTTAACATCTGGAGTGGATCTTGCTGCTGTTTGTGCTGCGTCCTATACA ATAGAATTACTGGACACAGTTGCCTTAAATTTGCATAGAATTGATAAAGACGTCCAGAGGTGTGATCGGAACTACTGGTATTTTACTGCTGATAACCTGGAGAAGCTCCGAAATGTCATGTGCAG TTATGTTTGGGAGCACCTCGAGGTTGGCTACGTTCAAGGCATGTGCGATCTCCTGGCTCCTCTCATGGTCATACTTGACAGCG aTCAGCTGGCATACAGCTGCTTCAGCCACCTGATGAAGAGAATGAGCCAGAACTTCCCCAATGGTGGTGCTATGGACACACACTTTGCCAACATGCGATCCCTAATCCAG ATTTTGGACTCCGAGCTCTTTGAGCTGATGCACCAGAACGGAGACTACACTCACTTCTACTTCTGCTATCGCTGGTTCCTGCTTGATTTTAAGAGAG AATTGTTGTACGAGGATGTATTTACAGTGTGGGAAGTTATTTGGGCAGCAAAGCACATCTCTTCAGAACATTTTGTCCTTTTCATTGCCTTAGCACTGGTGGAGGTCTATCGAGAGATTATCCGTGATAACAACATGGACTTCACCGATATCATCAAGTTTTTTAATG AAATGGCCGAGCATCACAATGCCCAGGAAATCCTCAAGATCGCGAGAGACCTCGTCTACAAAGTGCAAACGCTGATAGAGAACAAGTGA